Proteins encoded in a region of the Streptomyces akebiae genome:
- a CDS encoding lytic polysaccharide monooxygenase has translation MPAARRRTTASATARVVGAMSAVGALGAIGVAPLALTVSAAGPAVAHGSLGDPVSRVAQCYAEGPENPRSAACGAAVAAGGTQALYDWNGVRIGDAAGRHRELIPDGELCSAGDETFQGLDLARADWPATSVRAGSYAFAYRVTAPHKGTFRVYVTKSGYDPSRPLAWDDLDLADPVATATDAAASGGFYRFSGTLPQRSGRHLLYAVWQRSDSPEAFYSCSDVSFGSGGADGDSASAPSEEQIEEGADESTVEHGGHGDDDASTTTDPTPRASAQATEKPSAQGAAKAVSDDASPTAKSTTDDGAAAEAASAGLAEPAGGKDGLADTGGDGMTPYLALGGAAVLALGSSLLFAAARRRATTGGRHGR, from the coding sequence ATGCCCGCTGCCCGCCGCAGGACCACCGCGTCCGCCACCGCACGTGTCGTCGGTGCGATGAGCGCGGTCGGTGCGCTGGGGGCGATCGGTGTCGCCCCGCTCGCCCTGACGGTGTCCGCCGCCGGGCCGGCCGTGGCGCACGGTTCGCTGGGCGACCCGGTGAGCCGGGTGGCGCAGTGCTACGCGGAGGGCCCCGAGAACCCGAGGTCGGCGGCCTGTGGGGCGGCGGTCGCGGCCGGCGGCACCCAGGCGCTCTACGACTGGAACGGCGTACGGATCGGCGACGCGGCCGGCCGTCACCGGGAGCTGATCCCGGACGGCGAGCTGTGCAGCGCGGGCGACGAGACGTTCCAGGGCCTCGATCTGGCCCGCGCCGACTGGCCGGCGACGAGCGTGCGCGCCGGGTCGTACGCCTTCGCGTACCGGGTGACGGCCCCGCACAAGGGGACGTTCCGGGTGTACGTCACCAAGAGCGGCTACGACCCGTCCCGGCCGCTCGCCTGGGACGACCTCGACCTGGCGGACCCGGTGGCGACGGCCACCGACGCGGCCGCGTCCGGCGGCTTCTACAGGTTCTCCGGCACGCTCCCGCAGCGCTCCGGCAGGCATCTGCTGTACGCGGTCTGGCAGCGCTCGGACAGCCCGGAGGCGTTCTACTCCTGCTCGGACGTCTCGTTCGGAAGCGGCGGTGCCGACGGGGACAGCGCGTCCGCGCCCTCCGAGGAGCAGATCGAGGAGGGCGCGGATGAGTCGACCGTCGAGCACGGCGGCCACGGCGACGACGACGCGAGCACGACGACGGACCCGACGCCCAGGGCCTCGGCGCAGGCGACGGAGAAGCCGTCGGCCCAGGGGGCCGCGAAGGCCGTCTCCGACGACGCGTCACCGACCGCCAAGTCGACGACCGACGACGGGGCGGCCGCGGAAGCCGCCTCCGCCGGTCTCGCGGAACCCGCCGGCGGCAAGGACGGCCTCGCCGACACCGGTGGCGACGGCATGACCCCGTATCTGGCCCTCGGCGGCGCGGCCGTCCTGGCGCTCGGTTCCTCCCTCCTCTTCGCCGCGGCCCGCCGCCGCGCGACGACGGGTGGCCGGCACGGCCGCTGA
- a CDS encoding dienelactone hydrolase family protein — protein MSAVRGTSVDIATEDGTVDAYFVHPDDDAAHPAVLFYMDAFGLRPHLRAMADRLAGAGYAVLVPNVFHRSGRTPVFDLPEFIDPAARPEIWDQILPVMLALTPDLALRDAAAYLGWLADDPRAAEGPVGITGYCMGARLALHTAGAFPERVAAAAGFHGGRLATDEPDSPHLAVDRITGEVYLGHADEDPSLPPEQIDLLDKTLTEAGVRHRTEVYTGASHGYTQADTAAYDAEATERHWTALLDLLDRTLRSGA, from the coding sequence ATGAGCGCCGTACGTGGAACATCCGTGGACATCGCCACCGAGGACGGCACCGTCGACGCCTACTTCGTCCACCCCGACGACGACGCCGCGCATCCGGCGGTCCTGTTCTACATGGACGCGTTCGGGCTGCGGCCGCATCTGAGGGCGATGGCCGACCGGCTGGCCGGCGCCGGGTACGCGGTCCTCGTGCCCAACGTCTTCCACCGGTCGGGGCGGACCCCGGTGTTCGACCTGCCCGAGTTCATCGATCCGGCCGCGCGCCCGGAGATATGGGACCAGATCCTGCCGGTCATGCTGGCGCTGACGCCGGACCTCGCGCTACGGGACGCGGCGGCGTATCTGGGATGGCTCGCCGACGACCCGCGGGCAGCCGAGGGGCCCGTAGGGATCACCGGGTACTGCATGGGCGCCCGGCTGGCCCTGCACACCGCCGGTGCCTTTCCCGAACGGGTCGCCGCCGCGGCCGGCTTCCACGGGGGACGTCTGGCGACCGACGAGCCGGACAGCCCGCATCTGGCGGTGGACCGGATCACCGGCGAGGTGTACTTGGGTCACGCGGACGAGGACCCGTCCCTGCCCCCGGAGCAGATCGACCTGCTCGACAAGACGCTCACCGAGGCCGGGGTCCGCCACCGTACCGAGGTCTACACGGGCGCCTCGCACGGCTACACCCAGGCCGACACCGCCGCGTACGACGCCGAGGCGACGGAACGCCACTGGACGGCCCTGCTGGACCTGCTGGACCGCACCCTGCGCTCAGGGGCCTGA
- a CDS encoding class I SAM-dependent methyltransferase has protein sequence MTNIDDGETSPAPRTPKNPAADDPPRAVDWDAEAPAFDDEPDHGLREPVVREAWAARLRDWLPRRPSDVLDLGCGTGSLSLLATEQGHRVIGVDSSPAMVALARAKLAGRPAVFLVGDAAAPPVGEERFDVILVRHVLWTLPDPGRVLRRWCGLLRPGGTSHAFSSGGGRLVLVEGVWGTVSPVGIPAERLYGLLAPLVSDAELVRLGDDPLLWGREVEDERYALVAHL, from the coding sequence ATGACCAACATCGACGACGGCGAAACCTCCCCGGCCCCGCGAACACCGAAGAACCCGGCGGCAGATGACCCTCCGAGGGCCGTCGACTGGGACGCGGAAGCCCCCGCCTTCGACGACGAACCCGATCATGGCCTGCGGGAACCCGTCGTCCGGGAGGCCTGGGCGGCCCGGCTGCGGGACTGGCTGCCCAGGCGTCCCTCGGACGTGCTCGACCTCGGCTGCGGCACCGGCAGCCTGTCACTCCTCGCGACCGAGCAGGGGCACCGGGTGATCGGAGTGGACTCCTCCCCGGCCATGGTCGCCCTGGCCCGCGCCAAGCTCGCCGGGCGCCCCGCCGTGTTCCTCGTCGGCGACGCGGCGGCCCCGCCCGTGGGGGAGGAGCGGTTCGACGTGATCCTCGTCCGCCATGTGCTGTGGACCCTGCCCGACCCGGGCCGTGTGCTGCGCCGCTGGTGCGGACTGCTGCGGCCTGGGGGTACCTCCCACGCGTTCAGCAGTGGGGGAGGGCGACTCGTGCTGGTCGAGGGGGTCTGGGGCACGGTCAGCCCGGTCGGCATACCCGCCGAGCGGCTGTACGGGCTGCTCGCGCCCCTGGTGTCCGACGCGGAGCTGGTGCGGCTCGGGGACGACCCGCTGCTGTGGGGGAGGGAGGTCGAGGACGAGCGGTACGCGCTGGTGGCTCACCTCTGA
- a CDS encoding DNA polymerase Y family protein translates to MTILCVRFQLPSGYEAALPGLLGLVEDFTPVVEALPPDGALADLRGAERYFGRDSEELARLIRVRALALYGVDCLIGAGPGPLTARLALGAAAPGSPCAVPEDLVVDFLAELPVGALPGIGTATARTLREYGLETIGGVACAPLSTLQRLVGARTGRDLHEKANGIDRGRVVPNAVARSLAAEQTFPYDELNPDRHRRALLAGTEELGSRLRALEKVCRTLTLTVRYADRSSTTRTRTLVEPTAHSPALTATAYALYDALGLQRARVRAVALRAEGLTPADQASHQLAFDPVDEKLRRIEEVADRARAKFGPHAVIPGTLAA, encoded by the coding sequence ATGACCATCCTCTGTGTACGTTTCCAGCTGCCGTCGGGGTACGAGGCCGCTCTGCCCGGTCTCCTCGGCCTGGTCGAGGACTTCACCCCGGTCGTGGAGGCGCTGCCGCCGGACGGCGCGCTGGCCGATCTGCGCGGCGCCGAACGGTACTTCGGCCGGGACTCCGAGGAACTGGCCCGGCTGATCCGGGTCCGCGCCCTCGCGCTGTACGGCGTCGACTGCCTGATCGGCGCCGGGCCCGGACCGCTGACGGCACGGCTGGCGCTGGGGGCGGCGGCGCCCGGGTCGCCGTGCGCGGTGCCCGAGGACCTCGTCGTGGACTTCCTCGCCGAACTGCCCGTCGGCGCGCTGCCCGGCATCGGCACCGCGACCGCCCGCACCCTGCGCGAGTACGGCCTCGAGACCATCGGCGGGGTCGCCTGCGCGCCCCTGTCCACGCTGCAGCGGCTGGTCGGCGCGCGAACCGGACGTGACCTGCACGAGAAGGCCAACGGCATCGACCGGGGACGGGTCGTACCGAACGCCGTCGCCCGCTCTCTCGCCGCCGAACAGACCTTCCCGTACGACGAGTTGAACCCCGACCGGCACCGCCGCGCCCTGCTCGCCGGCACCGAGGAACTGGGCTCCCGACTGCGCGCCCTGGAGAAGGTCTGCCGCACCCTGACCCTCACCGTCCGCTACGCCGACCGCTCTTCGACGACCCGCACCCGCACGCTCGTGGAGCCGACCGCCCACTCCCCGGCGCTGACCGCGACCGCCTACGCCCTGTACGACGCCCTCGGCCTCCAGCGCGCCCGCGTCCGCGCGGTCGCCCTGCGCGCCGAGGGCCTCACCCCCGCCGACCAGGCCTCGCACCAGCTTGCCTTCGACCCCGTCGACGAGAAGCTCCGCCGCATCGAGGAGGTCGCCGACCGCGCCCGCGCCAAGTTCGGCCCGCACGCGGTGATCCCGGGGACGCTGGCCGCGTGA
- a CDS encoding DNA polymerase III subunit alpha, translating to MPGFTHLHTVSGFSLRYGASHPERLAERASERGMDALALTDRDTLAGAVRFAKACAGAGVRPLFGVELAVGAPEPSVRQARRRAPVRGGAFLDESTPRVTFLAREGAKGWAELCRIVSAAHAGGGPDRNRSEVPPLLPWSECAAEGLTVLLGPASDVGRALAAGRPDRAAKLLLPWRERYGDALRLEAMWHGREGTGPGSLRLAARTVGFAAEQRIRPVLSNAVRYADPGMGPVADVLDAARRLVPVDPRGELDSGEAWLKGADAMLGVAERVVEAAGYRRDTAHRLLEQTRATAAECLVDPEDDLGLGTVHFPEPRLVGADRRTAQRVLASRAAAGMMRHGYAARRAYWERMHRELDVIAHHGFASYFLTVAQVVDDVRKMGIRVAARGSGAGSLVNHLLDIAHADPVEHGLLMERFLSKRRVALPDIDIDVESARRLEVYRAIIDRFGTERVATVAMPETYRVRHAVRDVGAALSLDPADIDRIAKSFPHIRARDARAALEELPELRQLAGEKQRYGRLWELVEALDALPRGVAMHPCGVLLSDASLLSRTPVMPTSGEGLPMSQFDKDDVEDLGLLKLDVLGVRMQSAMAHAVAEVARATGERVDLDALDFERGEGDPATYELIRSTETLGCFQIESPGQRDLVGRLQPATFHDLVVDISLFRPGPVAADMVRPFIAARHGRAPVRYPHEDLAEPLRETYGVVVFHEQIIDIVHRMTGCGRDEADRVRRGLSDPESQGRIRVWFAQHAAAKGYDAETVARTWEIVEAFGSYGFCKAHAVAFAVPTYQSAWLKTHHPAAFYAGLLTHDPGMYPKRLLLADARRRGVPILPVDVNRSAVAHRIELVSESKGSGKAREARRPRGSGEEKVWGIRLALSDVHGISEAEAARIADGQPYASLLDFWDRARPSRPLAQRLAQVGALDAFGANRRDLQLHLTELHRAGRGAGGGQLPLSGGRRTASAGLPDLSSAERLSAELGVLSMDVSRNLMDDHQVFLDELGVVSARRLREARHGETVLVAGAKAATQTPPIRSGKRVVFTTLDDGTGLVDLAFFDDSHDTCAHTVFHSWLLLVRGVVQRRGPRSLSVVGSAAWNLAELVELRREGGLDAVAPRLAEPVDTGNTGGEPDGDRGDRDGDRATGDGEGPRGDTGRRIRMPTGYEMHPWADLRPAGEEPSQGPARIRKLWHQSPGSAG from the coding sequence GTGCCGGGGTTCACGCATCTGCACACCGTCTCCGGGTTCTCCTTGCGGTACGGGGCCTCGCACCCGGAGCGGCTGGCCGAGCGCGCCTCCGAGCGGGGCATGGACGCCCTCGCGCTCACCGATCGGGACACCCTCGCGGGCGCCGTCCGGTTCGCCAAGGCGTGTGCCGGGGCCGGGGTCCGCCCGCTGTTCGGGGTGGAGCTGGCGGTGGGGGCGCCCGAGCCTTCCGTACGGCAGGCGCGGCGGCGCGCTCCCGTGCGCGGTGGCGCCTTCCTCGACGAGTCGACCCCTCGGGTGACGTTCCTCGCCCGGGAAGGCGCCAAGGGCTGGGCCGAGCTGTGCAGAATCGTTTCGGCGGCGCATGCGGGTGGCGGCCCGGACAGGAACAGGAGCGAGGTTCCGCCGCTGCTGCCCTGGTCGGAGTGTGCCGCCGAGGGGCTGACCGTGCTCCTCGGCCCCGCCTCCGACGTCGGGCGCGCCCTGGCCGCCGGGCGCCCCGACCGGGCCGCGAAGCTGCTGCTGCCCTGGCGGGAGAGGTACGGCGACGCCCTGCGCCTCGAAGCGATGTGGCACGGCCGTGAGGGCACCGGCCCCGGTTCGCTGCGGCTGGCCGCCCGGACCGTCGGCTTCGCCGCCGAGCAGCGGATACGGCCCGTGCTCAGCAACGCCGTCCGGTACGCCGACCCCGGCATGGGCCCGGTCGCCGACGTCCTGGACGCGGCCCGGCGGCTCGTCCCCGTCGACCCCCGGGGGGAACTGGACTCCGGGGAGGCCTGGCTCAAGGGCGCGGACGCCATGCTGGGCGTCGCCGAGCGGGTCGTCGAGGCCGCCGGGTACCGCCGTGACACCGCCCACCGGCTGCTGGAGCAGACCCGGGCCACGGCCGCCGAGTGTCTGGTCGACCCGGAGGACGACCTCGGCCTCGGCACCGTCCACTTCCCCGAGCCGCGTCTCGTCGGCGCGGACCGCCGCACCGCCCAGCGGGTGCTGGCCTCACGGGCGGCGGCCGGGATGATGCGGCACGGCTACGCCGCCCGGCGCGCGTACTGGGAGCGGATGCACCGGGAGCTGGACGTCATCGCCCACCACGGCTTCGCCTCCTACTTCCTGACGGTCGCCCAGGTCGTCGACGACGTACGGAAGATGGGGATCCGGGTCGCCGCGCGCGGCTCCGGCGCCGGCTCCCTGGTGAACCACCTCCTGGACATCGCGCACGCCGACCCCGTCGAACACGGTCTGCTGATGGAGCGGTTCCTGTCCAAACGGCGGGTCGCGCTGCCCGACATCGACATCGACGTGGAGTCCGCGCGGCGGCTGGAGGTCTACCGCGCGATCATCGACCGCTTCGGCACCGAGCGGGTCGCGACCGTCGCGATGCCCGAGACGTACCGCGTCCGCCACGCCGTCCGGGACGTGGGCGCGGCCCTCTCCCTGGACCCCGCTGACATCGACCGGATCGCCAAGTCCTTCCCGCACATCAGGGCGAGGGACGCGCGGGCGGCGCTCGAAGAGCTGCCCGAGCTGCGGCAGTTGGCGGGGGAGAAGCAGAGGTACGGCCGGCTGTGGGAGCTGGTCGAGGCGCTGGACGCCCTCCCGCGCGGGGTCGCCATGCACCCGTGCGGGGTGCTCCTCTCCGACGCGTCCCTGCTGAGCCGTACGCCGGTGATGCCGACCAGCGGCGAGGGGCTGCCCATGTCCCAGTTCGACAAGGACGACGTCGAGGACCTCGGGCTGCTCAAGCTCGACGTGCTGGGTGTGCGGATGCAGTCGGCGATGGCGCACGCGGTGGCGGAGGTGGCGCGGGCGACGGGGGAGCGGGTCGACCTGGACGCGCTCGACTTCGAGCGGGGCGAGGGCGATCCGGCGACGTACGAACTCATCCGCTCCACCGAGACGCTGGGCTGCTTCCAGATCGAGTCGCCGGGGCAGCGGGACCTGGTGGGGCGGCTCCAGCCGGCCACCTTCCACGACCTCGTGGTGGACATCTCGCTGTTCCGGCCCGGTCCGGTCGCCGCCGACATGGTGCGGCCGTTCATCGCCGCCCGGCACGGGCGGGCGCCGGTGCGCTACCCGCACGAGGATCTGGCGGAGCCGCTGCGGGAGACGTACGGCGTGGTCGTCTTCCACGAGCAGATCATCGACATCGTGCACCGCATGACCGGCTGCGGCCGGGACGAGGCCGACCGGGTGCGGCGCGGGCTGTCCGACCCCGAGTCGCAGGGGCGGATCCGGGTCTGGTTCGCGCAGCACGCGGCGGCGAAGGGGTACGACGCCGAGACGGTCGCACGGACCTGGGAGATCGTCGAGGCCTTCGGGTCGTACGGCTTCTGCAAGGCGCACGCGGTGGCCTTCGCGGTGCCGACGTACCAGTCGGCGTGGCTGAAGACGCATCATCCGGCGGCCTTCTACGCCGGGCTGCTCACGCACGATCCCGGGATGTACCCGAAGCGCCTGCTGCTGGCGGACGCGCGGCGGCGCGGGGTGCCGATCCTGCCGGTGGACGTGAACCGGTCCGCGGTCGCTCACCGTATCGAACTGGTGTCTGAATCAAAGGGGTCGGGGAAGGCGAGGGAGGCAAGGAGGCCGAGGGGGTCGGGCGAGGAGAAGGTGTGGGGGATCCGGCTCGCGCTCTCCGATGTGCACGGGATCAGTGAGGCCGAGGCGGCGCGGATCGCGGACGGGCAGCCGTACGCCTCGCTGCTGGACTTCTGGGATCGGGCGCGGCCGAGCAGGCCGCTTGCCCAAAGGCTCGCCCAGGTCGGCGCGTTGGACGCGTTCGGCGCCAACCGGCGTGATCTGCAACTGCACCTGACCGAACTGCACCGGGCGGGCCGGGGCGCGGGCGGAGGACAACTCCCGTTGTCCGGCGGGCGACGGACCGCCTCGGCCGGTCTGCCGGACCTGTCCTCCGCCGAGCGGCTCAGCGCCGAACTGGGCGTGCTGTCGATGGACGTCTCGCGCAATCTGATGGACGACCACCAGGTGTTCCTCGACGAGCTGGGCGTGGTGTCGGCCCGGCGGCTGCGCGAGGCGCGGCACGGTGAGACAGTGCTGGTCGCGGGGGCCAAGGCGGCCACCCAGACCCCGCCGATCCGCTCCGGCAAGCGGGTCGTCTTCACCACCCTCGACGACGGCACCGGCCTGGTCGACCTCGCCTTCTTCGACGACTCCCACGACACCTGCGCCCACACCGTCTTCCACTCCTGGCTGCTGCTGGTGCGCGGAGTGGTGCAGCGGCGTGGGCCGCGCAGCCTCAGCGTGGTGGGCTCCGCCGCCTGGAACCTCGCCGAACTGGTGGAGCTGCGGCGCGAGGGCGGGCTCGACGCGGTGGCACCGCGGCTGGCGGAGCCGGTGGACACCGGGAACACCGGGGGCGAGCCGGACGGCGACCGCGGCGACCGCGACGGCGACCGTGCGACCGGGGACGGCGAGGGGCCACGCGGCGACACCGGGCGGCGGATCCGGATGCCCACCGGATACGAGATGCATCCATGGGCCGATCTGCGGCCCGCGGGCGAAGAGCCCTCACAAGGTCCTGCTCGGATACGGAAGTTGTGGCACCAGAGCCCAGGGAGTGCGGGATGA
- a CDS encoding esterase/lipase family protein: MLPWNRLIRPLAALCLAAAATLVPVTAAEAADSAAATSRGWNDYTCKPSSAHPRPVVLVHGTFANSVDNWLGLAPYLVNRGYCVYSLDYGQLPGVAFFHGLGPIEKSAEQLDAFVDRVLAATGAAEADLVGHSQGGMMPRYYLKFLGGAAEVNALVGIAPSNHGTTLNGLTQLLDHFPGAGDLLSSATPALADQVVGSPFMTKLNAGGDTVPGVTYTVLATRYDEVVTPYRSQFLDGPNVRNIVIQDLCALDLSEHAAIGLLDRIAFHEVVNALDPAHATPTTCLSVVG, encoded by the coding sequence ATGCTGCCCTGGAATCGCCTGATCAGACCGTTGGCCGCCCTGTGCCTGGCCGCCGCGGCGACCCTCGTGCCCGTCACCGCCGCGGAGGCCGCCGACTCGGCCGCCGCGACCAGCCGTGGCTGGAACGACTACACCTGCAAACCCTCCAGCGCCCACCCGCGCCCCGTCGTCCTCGTCCACGGGACGTTCGCGAACTCCGTCGACAACTGGCTGGGCCTCGCGCCGTACCTCGTGAACCGCGGCTACTGCGTCTACTCCCTCGACTACGGCCAGCTCCCCGGCGTCGCGTTCTTCCACGGGCTGGGCCCCATCGAGAAGTCGGCGGAGCAACTCGACGCCTTCGTCGACCGGGTGCTCGCCGCGACCGGCGCCGCCGAGGCCGACCTCGTCGGCCACTCGCAGGGCGGCATGATGCCCCGCTACTACCTCAAGTTCCTCGGCGGAGCCGCCGAGGTGAACGCACTCGTCGGCATCGCGCCCTCCAACCACGGCACCACCCTGAACGGCCTCACCCAGCTCCTCGACCACTTCCCCGGCGCCGGTGACCTCCTCTCCAGCGCCACCCCGGCCCTCGCCGACCAGGTGGTCGGATCCCCCTTCATGACCAAGCTCAACGCGGGCGGCGACACCGTCCCCGGCGTGACCTACACGGTCCTCGCCACCCGGTACGACGAGGTGGTCACGCCCTACCGGTCCCAGTTCCTCGACGGGCCGAACGTACGCAACATCGTCATCCAGGACCTCTGCGCGCTCGACCTCTCCGAGCACGCGGCGATCGGGCTCCTCGACCGGATCGCGTTCCACGAGGTCGTCAACGCCCTGGACCCGGCCCACGCCACCCCGACGACCTGCCTCTCGGTCGTCGGCTGA